The Paramisgurnus dabryanus chromosome 6, PD_genome_1.1, whole genome shotgun sequence genome has a window encoding:
- the LOC135767039 gene encoding dynein light chain Tctex-type protein 2B: protein MANKPLPLSQETLAQFNHSLTTESGPPAPPRRRLGSMSTHRSSKDQPHHRPMLLRTMTGLSSDSSFLSPTVSHSHMGKRFSLAGWQQGGRLSFSGLYVPQPIQEVHVENTYRMGPDEGSRFSSSRTHQITKATLESFLDGVRYNPDSCGQLCQMLTDLLLSKLKDVNPPRYKLVCQVVVGQSGEQGLGVASRSLLNSDTDNYTSAVFQNQSLFAVAIVHGVYFE, encoded by the coding sequence ATGGCCAATAAACCTCTGCCACTATCTCAGGAGACTTTAGCCCAGTTCAATCATTCCCTCACAACCGAATCAGGCCCTCCCGCACCCCCGAGACGACGTCTGGGCTCTATGTCCACACACCGCAGCTCCAAAGATCAACCACACCACAGGCCGATGCTCCTCAGAACCATGACAGGCCTTTCATCCGACTCATCTTTCCTGAGTCCCACCGTTAGCCATTCTCACATGGGcaagaggttttcattggcGGGCTGGCAGCAAGGAGGAAGATTAAGTTTCTCTGGTTTGTACGTCCCCCAACCCATCCAGGAGGTCCACGTGGAGAACACCTACAGGATGGGTCCGGACGAGGGCAGCCGCTTTAGCTCCAGCAGGACCCATCAGATAACAAAAGCCACTTTGGAGAGTTTTTTGGACGGTGTGCGTTACAATCCTGACAGTTGTGGCCAGCTGTGTCAGATGTTAACAGATCTGTTGCTCAGTAAGCTGAAGGACGTCAACCCGCCACGCTACAAACTTGTTTGTCAGGTGGTGGTCGGGCAGAGCGGTGAGCAAGGCCTGGGGGTGGCCAGCCGCAGTTTGCTCAATTCAGACACTGACAACTACACATCTGCAGTTTTTCAAAACCAGTCACTGTTCGCTGTGGCTATAGTACACGGTGTGTATTTTGAATAA